Proteins from a genomic interval of Candidatus Caldatribacterium sp.:
- a CDS encoding dihydroorotate dehydrogenase produces MKLSVHLGRLMLQNPIVLASGTCGYGREMQPYLNLNDFGAITVKGLSLLPCEGNPPPRIWEVRAGILNSIGLENKGVGRFLEEDLPFLENLSTRIFVNIWGRTVDEYVAVARELDKIARIDALELNLSCPNVEKGGASFVADLEELRKLVRGVRAATGKFLIAKLGPQVRDWEATVTLLEEEGIEALSVTNSFPALALDVERMSFIFALKTAGLSGPAIKPLALRMVYELVGITGLPIIGMGGITTADDALEFLLVGARAVGIGTANLVDPSSAMRILEGMQQYLMRKGITDIEEIIGRVR; encoded by the coding sequence GTGAAGCTCTCTGTGCACCTTGGAAGACTCATGTTGCAGAATCCAATCGTTCTTGCCTCTGGAACCTGCGGGTATGGAAGAGAAATGCAACCATACCTCAATCTCAACGATTTCGGGGCCATCACGGTGAAAGGCTTAAGCCTTTTGCCTTGCGAGGGTAACCCTCCACCCAGAATCTGGGAGGTCAGAGCCGGAATCCTGAACTCCATAGGCCTTGAGAACAAAGGAGTAGGAAGGTTCCTGGAAGAAGACTTACCGTTCCTTGAGAATCTCTCAACGCGTATCTTTGTCAACATCTGGGGAAGAACGGTTGATGAGTACGTCGCCGTAGCCCGGGAACTTGACAAAATAGCCCGAATCGATGCTCTGGAACTCAATCTCTCCTGTCCAAATGTGGAAAAGGGCGGAGCAAGTTTCGTCGCAGATTTGGAGGAACTCCGAAAACTCGTGCGTGGAGTACGTGCAGCAACCGGAAAGTTCCTCATCGCCAAACTTGGACCCCAGGTAAGGGACTGGGAGGCTACAGTAACGCTCCTTGAAGAAGAGGGAATTGAGGCCTTAAGTGTAACCAATTCCTTTCCCGCTCTGGCTCTCGATGTGGAGCGGATGAGTTTCATCTTTGCCCTTAAAACGGCTGGTCTTTCTGGACCGGCCATCAAACCTCTTGCCCTGAGAATGGTGTACGAGCTTGTGGGGATCACAGGACTCCCTATTATCGGTATGGGTGGAATCACCACTGCGGACGACGCTTTGGAGTTCCTCCTTGTGGGGGCACGGGCCGTAGGCATTGGAACGGCAAACCTTGTGGATCCATCCTCCGCGATGCGGATTCTTGAGGGAATGCAACAGTACCTCATGCGTAAGGGTATCACGGATATCGAAGAAATTATAGGAAGAGTGAGGTGA